The following proteins come from a genomic window of Gadus morhua chromosome 11, gadMor3.0, whole genome shotgun sequence:
- the LOC115553250 gene encoding calmodulin-alpha-like, whose protein sequence is MGPRAKPAKEGDARHQQEEEPAGRALPAQTDMADQLTEEQIAEFKEAFSLFDKDGDGTITTKELGTVRHSLGQNPTEAELQDMINEVDGNGTIDFPEFLTMRARKLKETDGEEEIREAFRGFDKNGGGGDSGKRRAVNGSGSG, encoded by the coding sequence ATGGGACCAAGAGCCAAGCCGGCCAAAGAGGGCGATGCACGTCACCAGCAGGAAGAGGAACCGGCTGGAAGAGCACTACCTGCGCAAACAGACATGGCTGACCAACTAACAGAAGAGCAGATTGCTGAGTTCAAGGAGGCCTTCTCCCTCTTCGATAAGGACGGCGAtggcaccatcaccaccaaggAGCTGGGCACCGTGAGGCACTCTCTGGGCCAGAACCCCACGGAGGCCGAGCTGCAGGACATGATCAACGAGGTGGACGGCAACGGCACTATCGACTTCCCAGAGTTCCTGACCATGAGGGCGAGGAAGCTGAAGGAAACAGACGGCGAGGAGGAGATCAGGGAGGCCTTCCGAGGGTTCGACAAGAACGGTGGCGGCGGCGATAGCGGTAAACGGCGAGCGGTGAACGGCAGCGGTAGCGGGTAG